The sequence AGAGTCAAAAATTAATGGAAGGAAAGCTGAGCaaagaatttttcaaatataaggATTAAGATCGTACTAAACTTAAAAATTGACTGCAAATTAccttttttctatttatttatttacataatAAAATCCGATCCGAACCGACCGAACCAACCCGTTCACACTTTccctccatttttttttcttcattttaaaACCCTAACCCTAAAACTTGAGAAAATCTCCCAATCGAAGAAATCAGTGAGGTCTGAAGATGTTGGAGTTGCGGTTGGTTCAGGGTTCGCTACTGAAGAAGGTGATGGAGGCTCTCAAGGACCTCGTCACTGATGCCAACTTCGATTGTTCGGCGACCGGGTTCTCTCTCCAGGCCATGGATTCGAGCCATGTGGCCTTGGTAGCGCTGCTGCTCAGATCGGAGGGCTTCGAGCACTACCGATGCGATAGGAATCTTTCCATGGGTATGAACCTCAACAACATGTCCAAGATGCTTAAGTGTGCCGGAAATGATGACATCATCACTATTAAGGCCGACGATGGAAGTGACACTGTCACATTTATGTTCGAAAGTCCCAGTATGCTAACTCTTCCTCTGTTCTAAATCTTGTTTCGGACTTGGTGTTTGTTTCTTTTTGGTCGGTTTACAGTTTTTATTTCTCGTTATcatttttattgaattatttttgttaGCGATTTTTAGTTTAAGATGATTTCTTGTAGTTTATTATTAAATCACTGTAACTTTGATTTGCCTGAGTGTTACTTGTTATTGGATAAAATGTACTCTGTTCTGCTGAAAACACTAGGACTGAACTTAGAAGGAACAATGTGGAGGATATATGTTCATTTACTTTGTTGTATTGAGTTTTGGAAAGAGAATCTTGATGATCTGGATTTTGGGCTTTCTTTACTGTAAATTTTTGttaagataaaaagaaattttgtaaatgttctgcaattttataaattttgctTGTTTTTATTATCTTGTTTCTTATTGTGTGTATACTGGATTGCAGCTCAGGACAAAATTGCTGACTTTGAGATGAAGTTAATGGATATTGATAGTGAACATCTTGGGATTCCAGAAGCTGAATACCATGCTATTGTTAGGATGCCTTCATCGGAGTTTGCTAGAATTTGTAAAGATCTCAGCAGCATTGGTGATACTGGTACGGtgtaaatttttttcaaataataaaatgcATTCCTTACCCAAGTTTTGCTGGTTATTTCATTTGTGGGTTTTTCTTaaacttgattatttttttggCCTTGCAGTTGTTATCTCTGTCACCAAGGAGGGTGTCAAGTTCTCCACGAGAGGAGATATTGGGACTGCTAACATAGTTTGCCGGCAAAATTCTACTGTTGATAAGGTATTGATGAAGCAATTGAATGGTTTTGTTGCATTTTATTTCTAATTGGATGATAGATTATGCTTCCAGCAACTCATGTATCTTTATGTGATTTGATGAAATTGCAGCCAGAAGAAGCAACAGTTATAGAGATGAATGAGCCAGTTTCTTTAACGTTTGCTCTGAGGTATATGAATTCCTTTACTAAGGCAACTCCATTGTCTAACACAGTAACAATCAGCTTGTCCTCTGAATTGCCTGTTGTGGTTGAGTACAAGATTGCAGAGATGGGTTATGTTAGGTTCTACTTGGCTCCTAAGATAGAAGAGGACGAAGAAGAGACAAACCCCTGAGTTTAGGGCAAGTTTTGCTATTAACCCTGGTTGCACTGTTTAAAGTTTAGCAGAAGGTTTTCTTGTACAATTCATCTAGGGTGGTTATTCACTTTTTTAACTATAGTTAAATCTGTAGTTTAGATGATTTTCCAAATTCATCtggttttttcttcttttgttgtgtaaataatgttattttaatgtttattgtttgtttatatactCATCTAAATTGACACCCAAATGACTAAAAAGGGTTTAAACCAACAAAAGTTTTTGTGCATATCTTCACTTGTAGGAAAATTTAGTCTCAGCACAATTGGCCTTCCAGTGCGGGAAGACAGGAAATGTCCATTTGAAAACGGCTTAGTTGCTTTTAGACTAGGAGAGTTATATTTACAGCCCTCTTATGATTATAACTACACTCCAAAAATATAATACTAAAAAGATTGTTTTGTTTATGAATTTCCTTTTTCATAAGTGCAACATAGGGAAAACCGatttttttcagaaaaaaactaTTAGTTAAAAACTTTTAAACTAAAATCATTTTCTGAGGATGTTGAGAGGATTTTGACCCTGcccttaagttttttttttccaagcAGTGACTTGCTGGTTTGGCATTATGATCATACATGGGTTTATCCAGTCAATACAGGCTATCATTTAGCTGCATCTTTGGAGGCTGCAGCAGATTCTTCTCCATCGACATCTCACAATTTTGGTGGAAGTTCTTTTGGTCTTTATAATTGCCACAAAAAGTAAAGATTTTTGCTTGGAAAGTAGTTCATGATGCTCTCCATGTTGCAACCTTTTTAGTTCGACGAAAGGTAATTACTGATTCAACTTGCTCCCTTTGTTCCCGAGCTTGAGAATCTATAGGACATTCACTCTTTAAATGTAAATATGCGTGTTCTATTTAGACATTCAGATTTGATGTTTGATTTGAATCTTGCCAACTCAATGCATAGAGGAGACTACTTGATGCACCTTTCGACCTTTCACTCTAAAACTAATATGGAATTTATAAATTGCACCATGTGGTCGATTTGGTCCGAAAGATACAAAGTTGTCCATGGAGGTACTGCAAGACCAGTagcaacactttttttttttgagaattaCTTACGAAACCACCAAGAAGCTCAAGCAA is a genomic window of Cannabis sativa cultivar Pink pepper isolate KNU-18-1 chromosome 9, ASM2916894v1, whole genome shotgun sequence containing:
- the LOC115724108 gene encoding proliferating cell nuclear antigen — its product is MLELRLVQGSLLKKVMEALKDLVTDANFDCSATGFSLQAMDSSHVALVALLLRSEGFEHYRCDRNLSMGMNLNNMSKMLKCAGNDDIITIKADDGSDTVTFMFESPTQDKIADFEMKLMDIDSEHLGIPEAEYHAIVRMPSSEFARICKDLSSIGDTVVISVTKEGVKFSTRGDIGTANIVCRQNSTVDKPEEATVIEMNEPVSLTFALRYMNSFTKATPLSNTVTISLSSELPVVVEYKIAEMGYVRFYLAPKIEEDEEETNP